Proteins from a single region of Pseudodesulfovibrio portus:
- a CDS encoding LysR family transcriptional regulator, with the protein MELYQLKTFVAVAEEGNLTKAAERIFASQPAVSGHIKALEEELGLPLFVRTPRGMQLTEAGKELKLKAEAILLAADDLLHQARNYRKDLTGTLCVVLNTDPDFLRVTGLIDAMAQTHPKLRLKFQQGDSWNILKDVRDRRVDGGFSFSENHYAEVTALPLDDIPIRVVAPASWAARIKGRSMDQLAAMPWVKPNMECPYMAIIEGVLKDSGIFLSDYIEVDSEDVIRQLVAAGKGLSLLKEHDAVAMVTAGTAVVCDFGPPLSLPISFVYPKCRENDPLIRALADAVIQAWNTSD; encoded by the coding sequence ATGGAACTGTACCAGCTCAAGACGTTCGTGGCCGTGGCCGAGGAGGGCAACCTGACCAAGGCCGCCGAGCGCATCTTCGCCAGCCAGCCGGCCGTGAGCGGCCACATCAAGGCCCTTGAGGAGGAGCTGGGGCTGCCCCTGTTCGTGCGCACCCCGCGCGGCATGCAGCTGACCGAGGCGGGTAAGGAACTCAAGCTCAAGGCCGAAGCCATCCTGCTGGCGGCCGACGACCTGCTCCACCAGGCCAGGAATTATCGCAAGGACCTGACCGGAACGCTATGCGTTGTCCTGAACACTGACCCGGATTTCCTGCGGGTGACCGGTCTCATCGACGCCATGGCCCAAACCCATCCGAAGCTGCGCCTGAAATTCCAGCAGGGTGACTCCTGGAATATTCTCAAGGACGTACGGGACAGGCGGGTCGACGGGGGGTTTTCCTTTTCGGAGAATCACTATGCCGAGGTCACGGCGTTGCCCCTCGACGACATACCGATCCGCGTGGTGGCCCCGGCGAGCTGGGCCGCCCGGATCAAGGGCAGGTCAATGGACCAGCTGGCCGCCATGCCATGGGTCAAGCCGAACATGGAATGTCCGTATATGGCGATCATCGAAGGGGTGCTCAAGGATTCGGGAATATTTTTAAGCGACTACATAGAGGTGGATTCCGAAGACGTCATCCGCCAGCTGGTGGCTGCGGGCAAGGGGCTTTCCCTGCTCAAAGAACACGACGCCGTCGCCATGGTCACCGCCGGAACCGCCGTTGTCTGCGACTTCGGGCCGCCCCTGTCCCTGCCCATCAGTTTCGTGTACCCGAAGTGCCGTGAAAACGATCCGCTCATCCGGGCCCTTGCGGATGCCGTCATCCAGGCCTGGAACACCTCCGACTAG